Proteins co-encoded in one Spirosoma endbachense genomic window:
- a CDS encoding PAS domain-containing sensor histidine kinase — protein sequence MNQPVAAQPNPHPPEEHVLLRSYDQLQTALSIGLIATWFWDIGSDRVFGDSNLFQLFGITDTPEANGLPLSTFTNNIHPDDRPHVSLLIDEAMHLDRSFEAEYRIVVDSHEPKWVLARGRLTYDIHKQPVTFSGVLVDVTDRKRAEIRTLEVEGRLRLAIESAQLGTWNLNPLTGELVWSDRTKELFGLPPTAQIDYAVFLRGIHPDDRARTDEIVQAALKPGSNGRYDIEYRTVGIEDGRLRWIRANGQAFFNERGVASRFTGTVIDITSSKRTEEILQERVNEQTRDLEQQTHQLRTTLDASLNSIIAMTAMRDEAGRIIDFMMHTANEAVVKSSFMTPDQIIDRSLLTVFPGNRENGFYDLYVRVVDTGQAEGSIQYYQDEFGLEGWFEVSAVKQGSDGVVVTFNNITDRKKAELAALQQAAELKEAVAELKRSNENLQQFAQIASHDLQEPLRRIQSFSDMLKSQFMDSLSDGETDLIRRIQKSARRMQMLIKDLLAYSQLTTQREPFLPIPLANVLTDVISDLEMTIAEKNAIIDTEPLPIVLGSASRLRQLFQNLIANALKFAQSGQQPMLQIRFHPALTNELPQKLQDQSGRSFWLITVADNGIGFDEKYKDRIFTPFQRLHAQTIYSGTGIGLAICQRVAESHGGAIDATSQPGHGSTFNVFLPVFESLPGKIQ from the coding sequence ATGAATCAGCCTGTTGCTGCTCAGCCTAATCCACATCCTCCAGAAGAACACGTATTGCTTCGTTCGTATGATCAGTTGCAGACTGCCCTTAGTATAGGGCTGATTGCAACCTGGTTCTGGGATATTGGCAGCGATAGAGTCTTTGGCGATTCAAACTTGTTTCAGCTTTTTGGCATAACTGATACGCCAGAGGCAAATGGATTGCCACTAAGCACATTCACCAACAATATTCACCCCGATGATCGGCCCCACGTCTCGCTTCTGATCGATGAGGCTATGCATCTGGATCGCAGTTTCGAAGCCGAATATCGAATCGTTGTCGATAGTCATGAACCCAAATGGGTTCTTGCACGCGGACGATTGACCTATGATATACATAAGCAACCTGTGACGTTCTCCGGTGTATTGGTCGATGTGACGGATCGGAAACGCGCTGAAATTCGCACTCTGGAGGTTGAAGGGCGGCTACGCTTAGCGATTGAATCGGCTCAATTAGGAACCTGGAACCTGAATCCATTGACCGGAGAACTGGTCTGGTCGGATCGCACGAAAGAACTTTTTGGACTACCACCAACTGCCCAGATAGATTATGCTGTGTTTTTGCGGGGAATTCATCCCGATGACCGGGCGCGAACCGATGAGATTGTGCAGGCTGCCCTGAAACCAGGAAGCAACGGACGTTATGATATTGAGTACCGAACAGTTGGCATTGAAGACGGCAGGCTTCGCTGGATTCGTGCCAATGGCCAGGCTTTCTTTAACGAACGGGGGGTAGCCAGCCGATTTACGGGAACCGTCATTGATATTACGTCGAGTAAACGCACGGAAGAAATACTTCAGGAGCGGGTCAATGAGCAAACCCGGGATCTGGAACAACAGACGCACCAGTTACGGACTACACTGGACGCTTCGCTCAATAGTATTATCGCCATGACCGCTATGCGTGATGAGGCCGGTAGGATCATTGATTTTATGATGCATACGGCCAATGAAGCGGTTGTCAAAAGTAGCTTTATGACGCCTGATCAGATTATTGACCGGTCGTTATTGACCGTATTCCCCGGAAATCGTGAAAACGGCTTTTATGACCTGTATGTGCGGGTTGTTGACACCGGGCAGGCTGAAGGTAGTATTCAGTATTACCAGGACGAATTTGGCCTGGAGGGATGGTTTGAAGTATCGGCTGTTAAGCAGGGAAGCGATGGCGTTGTGGTTACTTTCAACAACATTACCGACCGGAAAAAGGCCGAGCTGGCGGCTTTGCAGCAGGCTGCTGAATTGAAAGAGGCCGTCGCCGAGCTTAAACGCTCGAATGAAAACCTGCAACAGTTTGCCCAGATAGCCTCGCACGATTTGCAGGAGCCACTCCGGCGTATTCAGTCGTTTAGCGATATGCTGAAGAGTCAATTTATGGATAGCCTGTCAGATGGTGAAACCGATCTGATCCGGCGAATTCAGAAGTCGGCCCGGCGTATGCAAATGCTGATTAAAGATTTGCTGGCGTATTCTCAACTCACAACGCAGCGGGAACCCTTCCTGCCGATTCCGCTGGCCAACGTACTGACGGATGTTATCAGCGATCTGGAAATGACGATTGCCGAGAAAAACGCCATTATTGATACGGAGCCTTTACCGATTGTGTTGGGTAGCGCATCACGGCTTCGGCAGCTTTTTCAGAACCTGATTGCCAATGCACTTAAATTTGCGCAATCGGGCCAGCAACCCATGCTACAGATCCGTTTTCACCCGGCCCTGACCAACGAACTTCCCCAGAAACTTCAGGATCAGTCAGGGCGATCTTTCTGGCTGATTACGGTTGCCGACAATGGAATTGGCTTCGACGAAAAATACAAAGACCGTATTTTTACGCCGTTTCAGCGGTTACACGCTCAAACCATTTATAGCGGAACGGGTATTGGACTGGCCATTTGTCAGCGCGTGGCCGAGAGTCACGGTGGGGCTATCGATGCAACCAGCCAGCCGGGTCACGGATCGACATTTAACGTGTTTCTACCCGTTTTTGAATCTTTACCGGGCAAAATCCAATAA
- a CDS encoding ATP-binding protein — translation MTLSNVDLTNCEREPIHILGSIQSYGYLLAILPDTYTIVHASDNMADLLDISADQLLGQSLGSILAKTDLSVNALVELLNVGRRSGSWDSMNPHQFVINEKAWNLIIHQHNGLIILEWEPIGDHNPLRNQQLIAQALTEVQASRTLADLLQNTAQRVKKIIGFDRVMVYRFESDWHGHVIAEAKEPHLEPYLGLHYPASDIPRQARELYKVNLVRLIADATSTPSRILSQPGWPEDHPLDLTHSVLRAVSPIHIEYLKNMGVQASMSISLLYRGELWGLISCHNTVPRFVDYPARQAAKFVSQLLSTALEFRKDEEDQSNLLLYRQHGQYIHEQLLIDENVVQALTKRSHTILDLTKATGAALLFNNHIYRLGKTPSEVDIRALADWLKASDTETFLETSQLAALYPPSEEFRDIGAGLLAIVLSKELNEYVFWFKSEQIQQVTWAGNPDKPLTVGENGQGRISPRKSFEAWTQTVRNTSEPWSEAEVSTVIKLREDVLQVITKQANEIRVLNQRLQLAYDELDAFSYTVSHDLRTPLSSIRCYSEILLEEYGQDFPPDAHVLFQKVIDSTERMRALIRHILYYSRMGRTELNTEPIDMRHLLEGIREEILVTAKDRSLTIDIGDTPPITADETMAIQLFTNLLSNSAKYTRLSPEAIIHVTGKQTDGEVIYSVEDNGIGFDMKQAGKMFDLFKRLENARSFEGSGVGLAIVKRIINRHQGKIWYHSEPNRGTTFYVSLPIATTS, via the coding sequence ATGACTCTTTCAAACGTTGACCTAACTAACTGTGAACGAGAGCCGATCCACATTCTCGGTTCTATTCAATCATACGGCTATTTACTAGCCATTTTGCCTGATACCTATACGATCGTTCATGCGAGCGACAACATGGCCGATCTACTTGACATTTCAGCTGACCAGCTACTGGGGCAATCGCTTGGCTCGATACTAGCCAAAACTGATTTATCGGTCAATGCGCTGGTTGAACTGCTGAACGTAGGCCGACGAAGCGGTTCATGGGATAGTATGAACCCACACCAATTCGTTATAAACGAAAAAGCCTGGAATCTCATCATTCATCAACATAACGGGCTTATTATTCTGGAATGGGAACCCATTGGTGACCATAATCCGCTCAGGAACCAGCAACTGATTGCGCAGGCACTGACGGAGGTTCAGGCAAGTCGAACCCTCGCTGATCTATTACAAAACACGGCTCAGCGTGTAAAAAAGATTATTGGCTTTGACCGGGTTATGGTCTATCGTTTTGAGTCCGACTGGCACGGGCATGTTATAGCCGAAGCCAAAGAGCCTCATCTGGAACCCTATCTGGGTTTGCATTATCCGGCATCCGACATACCACGTCAGGCTCGTGAATTATATAAAGTTAATCTGGTACGTTTGATTGCCGATGCCACCAGTACTCCATCGCGCATCTTATCACAGCCAGGTTGGCCGGAAGATCACCCGTTAGATCTCACCCATTCCGTACTCAGAGCCGTATCACCCATTCATATCGAGTACCTCAAGAACATGGGCGTGCAGGCGTCCATGAGCATTTCCTTGCTGTATCGGGGCGAATTATGGGGGTTAATTTCGTGCCACAACACGGTTCCCCGATTCGTCGATTATCCGGCGCGGCAGGCCGCCAAATTTGTGAGCCAGCTGCTTTCGACAGCGCTTGAGTTTCGTAAGGACGAAGAAGATCAGAGTAATTTGCTGCTCTATCGTCAGCATGGCCAGTACATTCATGAGCAATTATTGATCGATGAGAATGTAGTGCAGGCCCTCACAAAACGATCACATACCATTCTGGATCTGACAAAAGCTACCGGAGCGGCCCTTCTGTTCAATAATCACATTTACCGACTGGGAAAGACGCCCAGCGAGGTTGACATTCGCGCACTGGCCGACTGGCTCAAAGCAAGTGATACCGAAACGTTTCTGGAGACGAGTCAACTCGCTGCGCTGTATCCACCCAGCGAAGAATTTCGGGATATAGGTGCAGGGCTTTTAGCCATTGTTCTGTCAAAAGAGCTAAATGAATATGTTTTCTGGTTTAAATCCGAACAGATTCAGCAAGTTACGTGGGCCGGAAACCCGGATAAGCCCCTAACGGTCGGTGAAAATGGGCAGGGGCGCATTAGTCCCCGAAAAAGTTTTGAAGCCTGGACACAAACCGTCCGGAACACATCGGAACCCTGGTCGGAGGCCGAAGTGTCGACTGTAATCAAGCTCCGCGAAGACGTTTTGCAGGTAATTACCAAACAGGCGAACGAAATACGGGTCTTAAACCAGCGGCTGCAACTGGCCTATGATGAACTGGATGCGTTTAGTTATACCGTCTCGCACGATTTGCGTACGCCTTTATCGTCGATCCGATGTTATTCGGAAATTCTGCTTGAAGAATACGGTCAGGACTTTCCGCCGGATGCCCACGTCCTGTTCCAGAAAGTTATTGACTCTACGGAGCGAATGCGGGCCCTCATCCGGCATATTTTGTACTATTCACGAATGGGTCGTACCGAGTTGAATACCGAGCCAATTGATATGCGCCATTTGCTGGAGGGTATTCGGGAAGAGATTCTGGTTACGGCGAAAGACCGGTCATTAACAATCGACATTGGCGACACACCGCCCATAACGGCCGATGAAACGATGGCCATTCAGTTATTTACAAATTTGCTTAGTAACTCAGCTAAATACACTCGCTTATCTCCGGAAGCCATTATTCACGTCACTGGAAAACAAACTGACGGCGAAGTCATTTATTCGGTGGAAGACAATGGTATCGGTTTCGATATGAAACAGGCGGGCAAGATGTTTGATTTGTTCAAACGATTAGAAAATGCCCGGTCTTTTGAAGGCTCCGGTGTTGGGCTGGCCATTGTTAAACGAATTATAAACCGGCATCAGGGTAAGATCTGGTATCACAGCGAACCCAACCGGGGAACAACTTTTTACGTTTCTTTACCGATAGCAACTACCTCATAA
- a CDS encoding Calx-beta domain-containing protein — protein MKDQTTYKQSGLERLNPGRQWLITLLLVVVVGWIAGACQEEDVNRTFEGPYFVRFTDSTLTYKESYSKPIAVRVHNVGPILNQPITVNYTVSGTAREGKDYTIVGTKGTVIIPANKSFGEISVQLINNANNILDSQSLTFALTGVQPSSLQVGFGTGEVPLGKTFTLTIKDDCLFGGTYTGSGVVAGQKATASGIEITSTDCKLYTLSNWNIGLINYVVVGNSTLFGFNADKPTLTFTDNGDNSLTVPAQSNAALGTNGSLSGSGAWNPRNRQITLNLQAKVRIQMVRDTVTTFRDTTLLFTQTYTPQ, from the coding sequence ATGAAAGATCAAACTACTTATAAACAATCCGGTCTGGAAAGACTAAATCCAGGCAGGCAGTGGTTAATCACCCTGCTGCTCGTTGTGGTCGTTGGCTGGATTGCAGGCGCCTGTCAGGAGGAAGACGTAAACCGCACCTTTGAGGGGCCGTATTTTGTTCGGTTTACCGATTCAACGCTGACTTATAAGGAAAGCTACAGCAAGCCCATTGCGGTGCGGGTACATAACGTTGGGCCGATCCTGAACCAGCCGATCACGGTCAATTACACCGTTAGCGGCACAGCTCGCGAAGGAAAAGATTATACCATTGTTGGTACGAAAGGAACGGTTATTATACCCGCCAATAAGAGCTTCGGGGAAATCTCGGTACAGTTGATCAACAATGCCAACAATATTCTGGATTCGCAATCGCTTACGTTTGCCCTGACGGGTGTTCAGCCCAGTTCGTTGCAGGTTGGGTTTGGTACTGGAGAAGTGCCACTCGGTAAAACATTCACCCTGACCATTAAAGATGATTGCCTGTTTGGTGGAACCTATACGGGAAGTGGTGTTGTAGCCGGACAAAAGGCAACGGCGTCGGGCATAGAAATAACCAGTACCGATTGTAAGCTGTACACCCTGAGCAACTGGAATATTGGGCTGATCAATTACGTGGTGGTTGGCAATAGTACGCTGTTTGGCTTTAATGCTGACAAACCAACGTTAACCTTTACCGATAATGGTGATAATTCACTGACGGTTCCGGCACAGAGCAATGCGGCTCTCGGTACAAATGGTTCGCTTAGTGGCAGTGGTGCCTGGAATCCCCGCAATCGCCAGATCACATTGAATCTTCAGGCAAAAGTTCGAATTCAAATGGTTCGTGACACCGTAACCACGTTTCGTGACACGACACTACTTTTTACCCAGACATACACGCCCCAATAA
- a CDS encoding type III secretion system effector protein yields MMINLMSSNTQKKIFLQQGYDADKGLDGWYLPSSGNGQLNYNTNALGQASEEYIAATLIHELVHGYYHEINSKPLDNDADHNNMASDYVQPMAQALVGLYGMPQQDAIDLAWGGLGATPQFKALSPSEQNRIILTNTNYKNGSLGKKDCR; encoded by the coding sequence ATGATGATAAATCTTATGTCGTCTAACACCCAAAAGAAAATATTCTTACAACAGGGATATGATGCTGACAAAGGACTTGATGGCTGGTATTTACCATCAAGTGGAAACGGCCAATTAAACTATAATACAAATGCATTAGGCCAAGCAAGTGAAGAGTATATTGCGGCTACCTTGATTCATGAACTCGTACATGGATACTATCATGAAATAAATAGTAAACCACTTGACAACGATGCTGATCACAACAATATGGCATCAGACTATGTACAACCAATGGCCCAGGCTTTAGTGGGGTTATATGGTATGCCTCAACAAGACGCTATAGATTTAGCTTGGGGAGGATTAGGGGCTACGCCCCAGTTTAAGGCTTTATCACCATCAGAACAAAATAGAATTATACTAACGAATACAAATTATAAAAATGGCTCACTGGGTAAAAAAGATTGTCGTTAA
- a CDS encoding biliverdin-producing heme oxygenase: protein MTSLPERLRQESRTLHEQTEQLFYTESLRNGALSAAEYGHLLRTHLVFHQALESSIDRHPAFFEEYEPKTRQKTPWLTADLANLSLSLPQPMPNLFAGWSPVALLGAAYVGEGSMLGGTVIWKLLQKNQAVQPLLAKARFYEGYGSETGHRWRDFGAFLVRKGDDNSDEVVASAKQTFIAYQTVFQRTKS, encoded by the coding sequence ATGACATCTTTACCCGAACGGCTCCGACAGGAATCCCGAACGCTACATGAGCAGACGGAACAGCTTTTCTATACCGAATCACTTCGAAATGGGGCCCTATCGGCCGCAGAATACGGCCATCTGCTTCGCACTCATCTGGTATTTCATCAGGCTTTGGAATCATCCATTGACCGGCATCCTGCTTTCTTTGAGGAATATGAACCCAAAACCCGGCAAAAAACACCATGGTTGACGGCCGATCTGGCCAATCTGTCGCTATCGCTGCCCCAACCGATGCCTAACTTGTTTGCGGGCTGGTCGCCGGTTGCTTTGTTAGGAGCGGCCTATGTTGGTGAAGGTTCGATGCTGGGCGGCACGGTTATCTGGAAACTCCTCCAGAAAAATCAGGCAGTACAACCGTTGCTGGCAAAAGCCCGTTTTTATGAAGGGTATGGTTCAGAAACCGGCCATCGCTGGCGTGATTTCGGTGCTTTTCTGGTTCGAAAAGGCGATGACAATTCCGATGAAGTTGTTGCATCAGCCAAACAAACATTTATTGCCTACCAAACTGTTTTCCAGCGAACGAAATCCTGA
- a CDS encoding RagB/SusD family nutrient uptake outer membrane protein has protein sequence MASTGSATFNMIRFVRYSLVIAMLGLASCEQVLNKEPVALLVDDLVLNEPNDVQPVRIGLYSAFRGMASPNMIAGDFTADYIQHNGTFTDYRELGTKQITATNGAIDALWGGLYNTIYIANFIQEKLPLVSGVSEATRKQVTAEAKFMRGWANFIGAYTYGDIPNVTTTDQPTNRNIARTAKADILTAVLADYKAALTDLPSVASGSTDVTTNATYMNKINCQAAMARYYLYMKNWALAEQTATTVIGSGVYTLQTNYSDLVLRDFTAESILEVGYNLSDDPGTGNFSLNNLFVSRREVIPSNQVVAALNSTESGTRNSTIGFSIQNLKGNDNGWTVLKYGTASEDNNNIVLIRLAEMYLIRAEARAQQGKLTGANGAVADLNVLRTRAKAPAVSVTAQADVLLAVERERVYELAFEGQRWYDLVRTARAQAVMSAFSPNWNSRYEVWPIPQREIQQNPSLKQNTGY, from the coding sequence ATGGCTTCGACAGGTAGCGCAACGTTCAATATGATTCGCTTCGTACGATATAGTTTAGTAATAGCAATGCTTGGTTTAGCCTCCTGTGAGCAGGTGCTAAACAAGGAACCCGTGGCTCTGTTAGTTGACGATCTGGTACTTAACGAGCCAAACGACGTACAACCCGTCCGGATCGGCTTATACAGTGCTTTCCGGGGAATGGCGTCGCCTAACATGATTGCCGGTGACTTTACAGCTGATTACATTCAGCACAATGGAACCTTCACCGATTATCGGGAACTGGGAACGAAGCAGATTACAGCGACCAATGGGGCCATCGACGCTTTATGGGGTGGTCTTTACAACACGATTTACATCGCCAATTTTATTCAGGAAAAGCTGCCACTGGTGAGTGGCGTTTCTGAGGCCACACGTAAACAGGTAACGGCAGAAGCCAAGTTTATGCGCGGGTGGGCTAACTTTATTGGCGCATACACTTACGGCGATATTCCGAATGTAACGACTACAGATCAGCCTACGAACCGGAACATCGCCAGAACAGCCAAGGCAGATATCCTGACCGCCGTGCTGGCAGACTATAAGGCCGCATTAACCGATTTGCCTTCCGTAGCATCCGGGTCTACGGATGTAACGACCAATGCCACCTACATGAATAAGATCAACTGTCAGGCAGCGATGGCCCGTTATTATCTGTATATGAAAAACTGGGCACTGGCCGAACAAACGGCTACCACTGTGATTGGTTCAGGCGTGTATACGTTGCAAACCAATTATTCAGATCTGGTGCTCAGAGATTTTACGGCTGAATCGATTCTTGAAGTTGGTTATAACCTGTCTGATGATCCCGGTACGGGCAATTTTAGCTTAAATAACCTGTTTGTAAGCCGTCGGGAGGTCATTCCTTCCAATCAGGTTGTGGCCGCGCTTAACTCGACGGAGTCGGGTACGCGTAATTCCACAATCGGATTTAGCATTCAGAATCTAAAAGGCAACGACAATGGCTGGACCGTGCTTAAGTACGGCACCGCTTCAGAAGATAATAACAATATTGTCTTGATTCGGCTTGCCGAGATGTACCTGATTCGCGCCGAAGCACGTGCTCAGCAGGGAAAACTGACGGGAGCGAATGGGGCTGTTGCCGATCTGAACGTATTGCGGACTCGTGCCAAAGCACCCGCCGTTTCAGTTACGGCTCAGGCCGATGTATTGCTGGCCGTTGAGCGGGAGCGCGTGTATGAACTGGCTTTTGAAGGACAACGCTGGTACGATCTGGTTCGGACGGCACGCGCACAAGCGGTTATGTCGGCCTTTTCGCCAAACTGGAACAGCCGTTATGAAGTCTGGCCAATTCCACAGCGCGAAATCCAGCAAAACCCAAGCCTGAAACAAAATACCGGTTATTAG
- a CDS encoding M43 family zinc metalloprotease: MFRLLLCLSAVVILGQSVQAQTLKSGQCATMEMDSALRARFPQLGTLNDFERELQLKMIEIKKRMASSRQTATVITIPVVVHIVHNGEPVGSGRNLSAAQVQAQLETLNEDYRRKAGTPGFNSNAVGADIEIEFCSAVVNPQGQNMAEPGIDRYNGNRTNWNTSDIDGVLKPSTYWNPDKYYNIWVVDLNEVVAGGGQLLGYAQFPSQSNLPGIPAASPASTDGVVIDYRSFGNASKGNFPTMRPTYNLGRTLTHETGHWLGLRHIWGDAACGDDFCADTPPQASASSGCPTGRVTCGGANMVQNYMDYSNDACMNIFTLNQKDRIRAVMEISPRRNSLLTANVCGTQVATRPTSNFQANTRKVLLGGQVRFSDLSGGFPTKWEWTFEGGTPATSTEQNPTVTYAQPGKFKVTLVTTNAIGQSDPLVRTEYVEVLNQGLCAEVTNFSGTPTVIREPGGTGYLAGQNSKKAQAVSEFFDNSLSYNNLAGASLKFGVAKAAKGASTESVVTVTVWNGRGFQNGPGAILGQKDVPLRVILDDVANNRPTTVTFDRNVPLFGLSYHIGITLPYAAGDTVALVTSKNGESLFATAWRQNQKGDWLRYADSLGINVSHNITARIGMKPSVQVASTSVFIDPGQTVTLSATGASVFNWTGTGLNTTLGPQVVAQPTQTTSYTVSGSGVDLCTAQAVVQVYVRAGTVTANNPLVEQALSVTPNPSDGQMTVSFSSPLKGALVLAVRNLNGVEIVRQAHQKTADTFEQSLNLQSASGGVYFVEVRIGDQVFRKRVVKN, from the coding sequence ATGTTTCGATTATTACTCTGCCTGTCAGCCGTTGTGATTCTTGGTCAATCCGTACAGGCGCAAACGTTGAAGTCAGGCCAGTGTGCGACTATGGAAATGGATAGTGCGCTTCGGGCCAGATTTCCGCAGCTCGGCACGCTCAACGATTTCGAACGGGAGTTGCAGCTCAAAATGATTGAGATCAAGAAGCGCATGGCTTCCAGTCGGCAAACGGCAACGGTTATTACGATTCCGGTAGTTGTTCATATTGTGCATAATGGAGAACCTGTCGGTAGCGGGCGAAATCTTAGTGCCGCGCAGGTGCAGGCGCAGTTGGAAACGCTTAACGAAGATTACCGCCGGAAGGCCGGAACACCCGGTTTCAACAGTAATGCGGTCGGAGCCGATATTGAAATTGAATTCTGCTCGGCTGTGGTTAACCCACAGGGCCAGAACATGGCCGAACCGGGTATTGATCGGTACAATGGCAACCGGACTAACTGGAATACCAGTGATATTGATGGCGTATTGAAACCCAGTACTTACTGGAATCCCGATAAATATTACAACATCTGGGTTGTTGACCTGAATGAAGTCGTTGCGGGTGGTGGGCAATTGTTGGGGTACGCACAGTTTCCAAGTCAATCGAATCTGCCGGGTATACCCGCTGCCAGTCCGGCCAGCACCGATGGCGTAGTGATTGATTACCGTTCGTTTGGGAATGCCAGCAAAGGCAATTTCCCGACCATGCGGCCTACCTATAATCTGGGCCGTACACTAACCCACGAAACAGGCCACTGGCTGGGTCTGCGGCACATCTGGGGCGATGCCGCCTGTGGTGACGATTTCTGCGCCGATACGCCCCCACAGGCGTCGGCCAGTAGTGGATGCCCAACGGGCCGGGTCACTTGCGGAGGAGCCAACATGGTGCAGAACTATATGGACTACTCCAATGATGCCTGCATGAATATCTTCACGCTGAATCAAAAAGACCGGATTCGGGCCGTTATGGAAATCAGCCCCCGCCGAAACAGTCTGCTGACCGCCAACGTGTGCGGTACGCAGGTGGCTACCCGACCTACATCGAACTTTCAGGCCAACACCCGAAAAGTACTACTCGGTGGTCAGGTGCGGTTCAGCGACCTGTCGGGTGGATTCCCGACCAAATGGGAATGGACCTTTGAAGGCGGTACACCAGCTACTTCTACCGAACAAAATCCGACGGTTACCTATGCTCAGCCTGGCAAGTTCAAAGTAACACTCGTGACAACGAATGCAATTGGCCAGTCGGACCCGCTGGTTCGTACCGAATATGTCGAAGTCCTGAATCAGGGACTTTGTGCCGAGGTTACCAACTTTAGTGGAACACCTACAGTGATACGGGAACCGGGCGGAACAGGCTATCTGGCCGGTCAGAACAGTAAAAAAGCGCAGGCCGTTTCCGAGTTTTTCGATAATTCGTTGAGTTATAATAACCTGGCTGGCGCATCGCTGAAATTTGGTGTGGCTAAAGCAGCCAAAGGAGCTTCTACCGAGTCGGTTGTAACGGTGACCGTCTGGAACGGTCGCGGTTTCCAGAATGGCCCCGGTGCTATTCTGGGTCAGAAAGATGTTCCACTCCGGGTCATTCTTGACGACGTAGCCAACAATCGCCCAACAACGGTAACGTTCGACAGGAACGTACCGCTTTTCGGATTGTCTTATCACATCGGTATTACGCTGCCCTACGCTGCCGGAGATACTGTTGCGCTCGTAACCTCTAAAAATGGTGAATCCTTATTTGCTACCGCCTGGCGGCAAAACCAGAAAGGTGACTGGCTTCGTTATGCCGATAGCCTGGGGATAAACGTTTCGCACAACATTACCGCCCGCATTGGCATGAAGCCGTCGGTACAGGTAGCCTCCACTTCGGTATTTATCGATCCGGGGCAAACCGTTACGCTGAGCGCCACGGGAGCCAGCGTTTTTAACTGGACCGGTACGGGTCTGAACACAACCTTAGGGCCACAGGTCGTAGCACAGCCTACACAAACCACTTCCTATACGGTGTCTGGCTCGGGCGTGGACCTGTGTACAGCGCAGGCCGTTGTGCAGGTGTATGTGCGGGCGGGTACCGTAACGGCCAACAACCCACTGGTTGAACAGGCCCTCTCGGTAACACCTAACCCAAGCGATGGACAGATGACCGTCTCGTTCAGCAGTCCGCTCAAGGGCGCTTTGGTACTGGCCGTACGCAACCTGAATGGGGTTGAAATTGTCCGGCAGGCGCATCAGAAAACCGCCGATACCTTCGAGCAATCGCTTAATCTACAATCGGCCTCGGGCGGGGTTTACTTCGTGGAAGTCCGAATTGGCGATCAGGTGTTCAGGAAACGGGTCGTGAAGAATTAG
- a CDS encoding response regulator, whose product MADVLYIEDDANDADIFSRLMQKLQRPITYTILSSGAEAVDYLTGQGQYQKQITPLPKLLLLDLNLVGLSGIEVVQRARILDRTRFLPIIAFSTSDNPSDIRSAYEAGINAYVVKPGTYQATGKLLSRLYDFWLENNTRIDNK is encoded by the coding sequence ATGGCAGATGTTCTATACATCGAAGATGATGCGAATGATGCAGATATATTCAGCCGGCTGATGCAGAAGTTACAGCGCCCCATCACCTACACTATTCTTAGCAGTGGTGCCGAAGCGGTTGATTATCTGACTGGACAGGGTCAATACCAAAAGCAGATCACTCCCTTACCTAAGCTGTTGTTACTGGACCTCAATCTGGTCGGTCTTAGCGGCATTGAGGTCGTACAGCGTGCCCGCATCCTCGATCGCACACGATTCCTGCCAATTATTGCGTTCAGCACATCCGATAACCCAAGCGACATTCGATCTGCCTACGAAGCAGGGATCAACGCCTATGTTGTAAAGCCGGGCACTTATCAGGCAACCGGCAAATTGTTAAGCCGTCTGTATGATTTCTGGCTTGAAAACAACACCCGAATCGATAACAAATGA